From the Leptospira licerasiae serovar Varillal str. VAR 010 genome, one window contains:
- a CDS encoding SGNH/GDSL hydrolase family protein, with amino-acid sequence MKEVPFYTTSLLLAPVLLWQGLKARKTIPRLPEASGPNFGEFPGSQPFHLLVLGESTVAGVGIPDYKSSLTGQIASALGSRSGKKIFWKAIGESGITLEEAKNKFGSRLPEFLPDAIVLALGANDVVKLNSQKKWSSDLLDLIDICRSKYPDAPVFVAGVPPLGIFPSLPKTMRFVLGWKARLLDQASSYLSAKLENVFHIPMRKIGSLSPEGIFCSDGFHPSIQGCSIWGEEIADSILAAVVNDFSEKNL; translated from the coding sequence ATGAAAGAGGTCCCATTCTATACTACGAGCCTTCTTTTGGCCCCTGTACTTCTTTGGCAAGGGTTGAAGGCTCGTAAAACGATCCCTCGTTTACCGGAAGCTTCCGGTCCAAATTTTGGGGAATTTCCAGGTTCTCAACCTTTCCATCTTTTAGTTTTGGGAGAATCTACCGTCGCAGGTGTGGGAATTCCTGATTATAAAAGTTCTTTGACGGGGCAAATTGCCTCTGCCCTTGGAAGTAGAAGCGGCAAGAAGATCTTTTGGAAAGCGATCGGAGAGAGTGGGATTACTTTGGAAGAGGCAAAGAATAAATTCGGATCTCGTTTGCCTGAATTTTTGCCGGACGCCATCGTTCTTGCTTTGGGTGCGAATGACGTAGTAAAATTGAATTCTCAAAAAAAATGGTCGTCTGATCTGCTAGATTTGATCGACATTTGTAGATCTAAATATCCGGATGCTCCGGTTTTTGTTGCAGGAGTTCCTCCTCTTGGGATTTTTCCTTCTTTGCCTAAGACTATGAGATTTGTTTTAGGCTGGAAGGCGAGACTTTTAGATCAGGCTTCTTCTTATCTTTCTGCGAAGTTAGAGAATGTATTTCATATTCCGATGAGAAAGATCGGATCTCTTTCTCCAGAAGGGATCTTTTGCTCGGATGGATTTCATCCATCCATACAAGGTTGTTCTATTTGGGGAGAAGAGATTGCGGATTCAATCCTGGCGGCTGTAGTAAACGATTTTTCTGAGAAAAATTTGTAG
- a CDS encoding KamA family radical SAM protein, which yields MELVSSHLKRKAVSEPEWLDWKWQIQNRIKDTSELEKYIRISSEEKEALLACSEVFSFSATPYYLNLADPEDPNCPIRLQVLPRKEELHTRAWDRRDPLAEESYMPVKGLTHRYPDRALWYLSHVCAVYCRFCTRKRKVSQSSETPGAEDWKDALAYFREHTEIKEVILSGGDPLNLSDSKLDFLLGELKSIPHINQVRIHTRYPVTLPMRITSELCQVLKKHFPIYLVTHFNHSKELTELVKERIGMLVKEGAVTVLNQAVLLKGINNSVGALTDLFYGLTKIGIKPYYLHQCDEVFGSSHFRVPIEEGVELMKQIRGSISGLSVPLYVVDLTGGGGKVPLPANYLEETKNSSYVFRNYKGDLYEIGF from the coding sequence TTGGAATTAGTTTCCTCACATTTAAAAAGAAAGGCTGTATCCGAACCCGAATGGTTGGATTGGAAATGGCAAATCCAAAATCGGATCAAAGATACATCCGAATTGGAAAAGTATATCCGGATCAGTTCGGAAGAAAAAGAAGCGTTACTCGCTTGCTCGGAAGTGTTCAGCTTCTCTGCTACTCCTTATTATCTTAACTTAGCGGATCCGGAAGATCCAAACTGTCCTATCCGACTACAAGTTTTACCAAGAAAAGAAGAATTGCATACAAGAGCCTGGGACAGAAGAGATCCTTTGGCAGAAGAATCCTATATGCCAGTCAAAGGACTGACTCATCGTTACCCCGACAGAGCGCTTTGGTATTTATCTCATGTATGCGCTGTATATTGTAGATTCTGCACTCGAAAAAGAAAAGTATCCCAATCTTCAGAAACTCCAGGCGCGGAAGACTGGAAAGACGCGTTAGCATATTTTAGAGAACATACCGAGATCAAAGAAGTGATCCTTTCCGGAGGAGACCCTTTGAATCTTTCAGATTCCAAACTGGATTTTCTTCTGGGCGAATTAAAATCTATTCCACATATCAACCAGGTGCGGATCCATACAAGGTACCCAGTTACACTTCCTATGAGGATTACGTCGGAACTTTGCCAGGTCCTCAAAAAACATTTTCCGATCTATCTGGTCACACATTTCAATCATTCCAAGGAACTTACGGAACTAGTGAAGGAAAGGATCGGAATGTTAGTGAAAGAAGGCGCGGTAACGGTTTTGAACCAGGCTGTGCTGCTAAAAGGGATCAATAATTCCGTAGGAGCTTTGACAGATTTATTCTACGGGCTGACCAAAATCGGGATCAAACCTTATTATTTGCACCAATGCGACGAGGTATTCGGATCTTCTCATTTTAGGGTCCCGATAGAAGAAGGTGTAGAACTCATGAAACAGATCCGAGGAAGTATCAGCGGACTAAGTGTGCCATTGTACGTTGTGGATCTGACAGGTGGAGGAGGAAAAGTTCCCCTACCTGCGAACTATCTGGAAGAAACCAAAAATTCTTCTTATGTATTCCGGAATTATAAAGGAGATCTGTATGAGATCGGTTTTTAG
- a CDS encoding phosphate ABC transporter substrate-binding protein, with translation MKQKLTLLLLLSTVLTVANCKKEPLLITGSETMHTLLNVVAAGYAKKNPNVEVTVQGGGSFEGIEKLFEGKTDIAASSRTLTPEEQTQFERKGRFENVLIGYDGIAVVVNPANSVSKLTLEQISKIFSGEIKDWSQVGGKPGPIHVVLRNDKSGTASYFETHILRQRDLGEKEYQVSKKKEFTNDSKVVADNDEMADLIEKDTASVGFMGMGSAQIQNKGKVKAVPYSKTGKDPFVEPSIQNVSERKYKLSRGLYLFYLSDRGKKIDEFITYITSEEGQAMVLKSGYLRSTLSTVEVEAIKP, from the coding sequence ATGAAACAAAAATTAACGCTCTTACTCCTTCTGTCTACCGTGCTAACGGTTGCCAATTGCAAAAAAGAACCCTTACTGATTACAGGCTCCGAAACCATGCATACATTATTGAATGTGGTAGCGGCCGGATACGCTAAGAAGAATCCGAACGTAGAAGTGACCGTCCAAGGAGGAGGTTCCTTTGAAGGGATTGAAAAACTATTCGAAGGAAAAACGGATATAGCTGCCTCTTCCAGAACGCTGACTCCGGAAGAACAAACCCAGTTTGAAAGGAAAGGAAGATTCGAGAATGTACTGATCGGTTACGATGGAATTGCTGTAGTAGTCAATCCCGCTAACTCAGTTTCTAAACTTACTTTGGAACAGATCTCCAAAATATTCTCCGGAGAAATAAAAGATTGGTCCCAAGTTGGCGGAAAGCCCGGACCGATCCATGTTGTCCTTCGAAACGATAAGAGTGGGACTGCCTCTTATTTCGAGACTCATATCTTAAGACAAAGGGACTTAGGAGAAAAAGAATACCAAGTTTCTAAAAAGAAAGAGTTCACTAACGATTCCAAGGTGGTGGCAGATAACGATGAGATGGCTGATCTGATCGAGAAGGACACAGCGTCCGTTGGGTTTATGGGAATGGGAAGTGCACAGATCCAGAACAAAGGAAAAGTGAAAGCTGTTCCTTATTCCAAAACCGGAAAGGATCCTTTTGTGGAGCCAAGCATCCAAAATGTCTCCGAAAGAAAGTACAAACTCTCTAGAGGATTGTACCTATTTTATCTCTCCGATAGAGGTAAAAAAATTGATGAGTTCATTACTTATATCACTTCGGAAGAAGGACAAGCAATGGTGCTAAAAAGCGGCTATTTAAGAAGTACTTTAAGTACTGTGGAAGTAGAAGCGATCAAACCATAA
- the efp gene encoding elongation factor P, with the protein MNLGITEVRKGMVLKVEGELYSVVKSEFVNPGKGSAFIRTKLKNLVRNSSIERTFKAAEKLESVELEKRQMTICYSEGDDIIFMDTNDFEQIPVSKEYLEDILPFLKEETAMEVSFYEGKPIGVTPPNFAILEVTYAEEGLKGDTSGTALKRVTVETGGEINVPIFIKQGDSIRIDLRDLTYVERVNK; encoded by the coding sequence ATGAACTTAGGTATCACTGAAGTTAGAAAAGGAATGGTTCTCAAGGTAGAAGGAGAACTTTATTCCGTTGTAAAAAGCGAATTCGTAAATCCGGGAAAAGGTTCTGCCTTTATCCGTACAAAATTAAAGAACCTGGTCCGTAACAGTTCCATCGAAAGGACCTTCAAGGCTGCGGAAAAATTAGAATCAGTCGAATTGGAAAAGAGACAGATGACCATCTGTTACTCCGAGGGTGACGATATCATCTTCATGGACACGAACGACTTCGAACAGATTCCCGTTTCTAAAGAATACTTAGAAGATATCCTTCCATTCTTAAAAGAAGAGACCGCTATGGAAGTTTCCTTCTACGAAGGTAAACCGATCGGAGTGACTCCTCCGAACTTTGCGATCCTGGAAGTTACTTATGCGGAAGAGGGTCTAAAAGGAGACACCTCCGGAACCGCTCTCAAAAGAGTGACTGTCGAGACCGGGGGAGAGATCAACGTACCTATTTTTATTAAACAAGGTGATTCTATCCGGATCGACTTGAGAGATCTTACCTACGTGGAGAGGGTCAATAAATAA
- a CDS encoding 1,2-dihydroxy-3-keto-5-methylthiopentene dioxygenase, translated as MATIIQKPGLPEIKDNTEVKSFLNKRGIEYDHWPVPSASNSLTDKLTLVDDEKEALLKNLDNRFETLKEKEGYQSRDLIVLHPQVPGLNEMLAKFDKVHYHTDDEVRYIVDGSGIFGFSLSGEKFLVKVEKNDFISVPKNTNHWFTLDENKRIKAVRYFQDMSGWVPNYVEETTALV; from the coding sequence ATGGCGACTATTATCCAAAAACCGGGACTACCGGAAATCAAAGACAACACTGAAGTTAAATCTTTTCTGAATAAAAGAGGGATCGAGTACGATCATTGGCCGGTTCCTAGCGCCTCTAATTCTCTTACCGATAAATTGACTCTTGTGGATGATGAGAAGGAAGCTCTTCTTAAAAATTTGGACAATCGTTTTGAGACTTTAAAGGAAAAAGAAGGATATCAATCCAGAGACTTGATCGTTCTTCATCCACAAGTTCCCGGCTTGAACGAGATGTTAGCTAAATTCGATAAAGTGCATTATCATACCGATGACGAAGTTCGTTATATCGTGGACGGGTCGGGTATTTTCGGATTCTCTCTCTCCGGCGAAAAGTTTTTAGTGAAGGTGGAGAAGAACGACTTCATCTCCGTTCCTAAAAATACGAATCACTGGTTCACTCTAGACGAGAACAAAAGGATCAAAGCGGTCCGTTATTTTCAAGACATGAGCGGTTGGGTCCCTAATTACGTAGAAGAGACTACGGCTCTAGTCTAA
- the mtnB gene encoding methylthioribulose 1-phosphate dehydratase — protein MSPKKILTRLAESGVLYHSKGWMPGTAGNLSIKDEKDPNVFWVSGSGLDKNKLTRKDFLPVEIQSGKVLEGWKGREGLKPSAETSIHRAVYKAFPEMGCSLHVHTPESNLIEIGVSKEDPIKDLPLLPLEIIKAFGIWDENPNVSVPVLYNYPKVQDISDHLEQHLIETKPRVPFCIIEKHGITVWGKDLIQANRHLEAADFLLKVRAMSK, from the coding sequence ATGTCCCCAAAAAAGATCCTGACCCGCTTGGCGGAGTCGGGAGTTCTATATCATTCTAAAGGGTGGATGCCTGGAACTGCAGGTAATCTTTCCATCAAAGACGAAAAAGATCCTAACGTGTTCTGGGTCAGCGGAAGCGGTTTGGATAAGAACAAACTGACTCGAAAAGATTTTCTTCCTGTCGAGATCCAATCCGGAAAAGTATTAGAAGGTTGGAAAGGTAGAGAAGGTCTCAAACCTTCTGCGGAAACTTCTATTCACAGAGCGGTTTATAAAGCGTTTCCTGAAATGGGATGTTCTCTCCATGTTCACACTCCTGAATCCAATCTGATCGAGATAGGAGTTTCCAAAGAGGATCCTATCAAGGATCTTCCGCTTCTTCCTTTAGAGATCATCAAGGCATTCGGTATCTGGGATGAGAATCCGAATGTTTCCGTTCCGGTCCTATATAATTATCCAAAGGTCCAAGATATCTCAGATCATTTGGAACAACATCTGATCGAAACAAAACCCAGAGTCCCGTTTTGTATTATAGAAAAACATGGGATCACTGTTTGGGGAAAGGACCTGATCCAGGCGAATCGACATTTGGAAGCCGCGGATTTTTTACTAAAAGTGCGGGCGATGTCCAAATAA
- a CDS encoding SDR family NAD(P)-dependent oxidoreductase, whose translation MELKKILVVGAGSGIGRSLLEKLNTIPEYFPIGVSRRGRPLEESFERGRNYYCDLGDPEQIRKFSSFLSERWTEIHAIYFASGDGLFLKIEDLEWEDLQKHLTLNLSAPILLTSKLLPFMKKGSLLCYISSTAGRQGFPESSPYCASKHGLAGFAKAIREEVKGRGIRVTTVYAGAIDTPIWDGREGFNREDMIPASDAAVFLESLYSLPASFNQDEILFLPPKGVL comes from the coding sequence ATGGAACTGAAAAAAATCCTGGTAGTCGGGGCCGGATCCGGGATCGGCAGATCTTTATTAGAAAAACTGAATACGATTCCGGAATATTTCCCGATCGGCGTTTCCAGAAGAGGCAGGCCCTTGGAGGAAAGTTTCGAAAGAGGAAGGAATTACTACTGCGATCTGGGGGACCCGGAACAGATCCGTAAATTTTCCTCTTTTCTTTCGGAACGTTGGACCGAGATCCATGCAATCTACTTCGCTTCCGGAGACGGTCTATTCTTGAAAATAGAAGATCTAGAATGGGAAGATCTTCAAAAACATCTTACTCTCAACTTAAGCGCTCCCATTTTACTGACTTCTAAACTTCTGCCTTTTATGAAGAAGGGATCTCTTCTCTGTTATATTTCTTCCACAGCGGGCAGGCAGGGCTTTCCGGAATCTTCTCCTTATTGCGCATCTAAACATGGACTGGCCGGTTTTGCGAAGGCGATCCGAGAAGAAGTGAAGGGCCGCGGGATACGAGTGACTACTGTGTATGCAGGAGCGATCGACACTCCTATCTGGGACGGAAGAGAAGGTTTTAATAGAGAAGATATGATCCCGGCGTCGGACGCCGCGGTCTTTTTAGAAAGTTTATATTCTCTTCCTGCGAGCTTTAATCAGGACGAGATACTTTTTCTTCCGCCGAAAGGTGTGCTTTAA
- a CDS encoding HD domain-containing phosphohydrolase, translating to MSHLLDYRPKILIVDDEAANLKVLKEILQEDYRLFFAKDGIKAIELSISEKPNLILLDVMMPGITGHETCKKLRSEPSTSRIPVIFVTAMAEEEDEADGFEAGAVDYITKPVSPAIVKARVKTHLSLVRNDELKETRLQIIQRLGLAAEYKDNETGLHVIRMSHYSQTLAKALGHSEEIAEKILHASPMHDIGKIGIPDRILQKPGKLDPEEWEIMKTHPTIGAEIIGDHDSSLLQMAKSIALNHHEKWDGSGYPNGIKGDTIPIEARIVTIADVFDALTTERPYKKAWSIEDAVNHIRKGAGSHFDPGLVPIFLNLMPELLEIRERWAET from the coding sequence ATGAGCCATCTCCTAGATTATAGACCCAAAATATTAATCGTAGACGATGAAGCGGCCAACTTAAAGGTGCTCAAAGAAATATTACAAGAAGATTATAGACTCTTTTTCGCCAAGGACGGGATCAAGGCAATAGAACTCTCTATTTCTGAAAAACCGAATCTTATCCTTTTGGATGTAATGATGCCGGGAATAACTGGACATGAAACTTGTAAAAAGCTCAGAAGTGAACCCTCTACTTCCAGAATACCCGTTATATTCGTAACCGCAATGGCGGAAGAAGAAGATGAAGCGGACGGTTTCGAAGCGGGAGCCGTAGATTATATTACAAAACCGGTAAGCCCTGCAATCGTAAAAGCAAGAGTAAAAACTCATCTCTCCTTGGTAAGGAACGACGAATTAAAAGAAACAAGGCTCCAGATCATCCAAAGATTAGGACTCGCAGCAGAATATAAGGATAACGAAACAGGCCTTCACGTTATCCGAATGAGCCATTATTCCCAAACTTTGGCGAAAGCTTTGGGTCACTCGGAGGAAATTGCGGAAAAAATATTACATGCTTCTCCCATGCACGATATAGGTAAAATAGGGATCCCGGATCGTATATTACAAAAACCTGGTAAACTTGACCCCGAAGAATGGGAGATCATGAAAACACATCCTACCATAGGCGCGGAGATCATCGGAGATCACGATTCTTCTCTGTTACAAATGGCGAAAAGTATCGCATTGAACCATCACGAAAAATGGGACGGGAGCGGTTATCCGAACGGGATCAAAGGAGATACGATCCCTATCGAGGCAAGGATCGTAACGATTGCAGACGTATTCGACGCTCTGACTACTGAAAGACCTTATAAAAAAGCCTGGAGTATAGAAGACGCGGTCAACCATATCCGAAAGGGCGCCGGATCTCATTTTGATCCAGGGCTTGTTCCTATCTTCTTAAATCTGATGCCTGAACTTTTAGAGATCCGAGAACGTTGGGCGGAAACCTGA
- a CDS encoding MHYT domain-containing protein, with product MIAFLDNFFIYNSSSKLLSATYNPWLVILSVMMAIFASYIALQIIGQKVPESSPPITKYLIASAASIALGCGVWSMHFIGMLSFQLCTTVQYDKSLTILSIFPSLLASTIALSFVRKPKISGAELALGGILVGSGIGAMHYTGMAAVETGPYLRYDPWFFALSIIVAVVLAILSLWVRFGLENFKLGTLWPSLISAATMGSAISGMHYTGMAAARFIGEEDKNLISQTADSTFLALAVSLITILFTLFAFAVNWFLRYRDLVNDLRISESRLRTIITTAVDGVITMDAQGNIREFNRSAELIFGYQNKEVIGKNIRELMPDPYYTLKDKNSGTMLSAGFAKIIGSSREVIGVRKDGSDFPVRLAIGHGKLSGEDLFVGFVTDISERKMIENALKQSEQQVRSLIENIPGITYRCLPNNEWKMLFMSDASELITGYPIQDFVSANSIRSFKDIIHPEDLERVEFEVDAAVAGKRAFTLEYRIVHQNGEIKWLWENGRGAYGGNGEAIFIDGVILDITERRRMEEALRKEKEKAELAAITKTSFLANMSHEIRTPMNAILGFTEVLLSDELEKNHRSHLETVKSSAKSLLRLLNDILNTAKLEKGAVELEEIDFSLFKLVAELKSTLGISARKKNLEFEVIQDSDLPEFYKGDSLRIRQILMNLIGNAVKFTDKGKVILKVIREEGKLHFAVQDTGIGINADRLDKIFEPFTQADISTTRRFGGTGLGTTICKQLTELMGGKIWAESVLGKGSTFHVILPLEEGKARQENKVQTGIKLPALKILVVDDVEKNTELVSLLLQNLGHQVESSYDGEDAVKKVTTGSFDLVLMDIQMPGLDGRQATRVIRMHEIQENVSRTPILALTASVFEEDKNAASAAGMDGFVSKPVELDQMIAEIARVLGYSEMIAISEIDPSEKEVEWDPEKASVLAKELSDSFQRGSIEEEYLEEFSDLIRTKVENSDFKSFRSKIEQFEFEEAYTLLKKFIIQLGL from the coding sequence GTGATCGCATTTCTAGATAATTTTTTCATTTATAATTCTTCTTCTAAACTTCTTTCGGCCACGTACAATCCCTGGTTGGTAATCCTTTCCGTCATGATGGCGATATTCGCATCCTATATAGCTCTACAGATCATTGGACAGAAAGTTCCGGAATCTTCTCCGCCCATTACAAAATATTTAATTGCTTCCGCCGCAAGCATTGCGTTGGGTTGTGGAGTTTGGTCCATGCATTTTATCGGGATGCTTTCTTTCCAACTATGCACTACCGTTCAGTATGATAAGAGCCTGACTATCTTATCCATTTTTCCAAGCCTCCTCGCTTCAACAATCGCTCTCTCGTTCGTGAGAAAACCGAAAATTTCAGGCGCAGAATTAGCGTTAGGCGGTATACTTGTAGGTTCCGGAATCGGGGCTATGCATTATACAGGCATGGCAGCAGTAGAAACAGGTCCATACTTACGTTATGATCCTTGGTTTTTCGCATTGTCCATCATAGTAGCGGTGGTTCTCGCAATACTCTCTCTTTGGGTAAGATTCGGTTTAGAAAATTTTAAATTAGGGACTCTCTGGCCTTCCCTTATTTCTGCCGCTACCATGGGATCCGCTATATCAGGGATGCATTATACAGGTATGGCTGCGGCAAGGTTTATAGGAGAAGAAGATAAAAATCTGATTTCTCAAACTGCGGATTCCACCTTCTTAGCTCTTGCCGTTTCCTTGATCACGATCTTATTCACTCTATTTGCATTTGCAGTCAACTGGTTCTTAAGATATCGCGACTTAGTGAACGATCTGAGGATCAGCGAATCCAGACTTAGGACGATCATCACTACTGCTGTCGACGGTGTGATCACAATGGATGCTCAGGGTAACATTCGAGAATTCAATCGTTCTGCGGAATTGATCTTCGGTTATCAGAACAAAGAAGTAATCGGGAAAAATATAAGAGAACTGATGCCTGATCCTTACTATACCCTTAAAGATAAAAATTCCGGGACAATGTTAAGCGCAGGTTTCGCAAAAATTATAGGTAGCAGTAGAGAGGTCATAGGAGTTCGAAAGGACGGCTCCGATTTTCCGGTACGTTTGGCGATCGGCCACGGAAAACTTTCTGGAGAGGATCTATTCGTCGGTTTCGTAACGGATATCAGCGAAAGAAAAATGATAGAGAACGCATTAAAACAAAGTGAGCAACAAGTGCGTTCTTTGATCGAAAATATCCCGGGAATAACTTACAGATGTCTTCCAAATAACGAATGGAAGATGTTATTTATGAGCGACGCTTCCGAGTTAATAACCGGTTATCCTATCCAAGATTTCGTAAGTGCGAACTCGATCCGATCTTTCAAAGACATCATCCATCCTGAAGATCTGGAAAGAGTGGAATTCGAAGTGGATGCTGCAGTCGCCGGAAAAAGAGCGTTCACTTTAGAGTATAGGATCGTTCATCAAAACGGTGAGATCAAATGGCTTTGGGAAAATGGACGCGGAGCTTACGGTGGAAACGGAGAAGCGATCTTTATTGACGGAGTTATTTTAGATATCACCGAAAGAAGAAGAATGGAAGAAGCATTACGCAAGGAAAAAGAAAAGGCGGAACTTGCAGCGATCACTAAAACTTCTTTTTTGGCGAATATGAGCCACGAGATCCGAACTCCGATGAACGCTATCCTAGGATTTACGGAAGTTCTTCTTTCGGATGAATTGGAAAAAAATCATAGAAGTCATCTGGAAACCGTCAAAAGTTCCGCGAAATCCTTATTAAGACTTTTGAATGATATTTTGAATACCGCCAAGTTGGAAAAAGGTGCGGTTGAATTGGAAGAAATCGACTTCTCCCTTTTTAAATTGGTCGCAGAATTAAAATCCACTCTGGGGATCAGTGCAAGAAAGAAAAATCTGGAATTCGAAGTGATCCAAGATTCGGATCTTCCCGAATTTTATAAGGGAGATTCCTTACGGATCAGACAGATCTTAATGAACCTGATCGGTAACGCGGTTAAATTCACCGATAAAGGAAAAGTGATTTTAAAAGTAATAAGGGAAGAAGGAAAACTTCATTTCGCTGTACAAGATACCGGGATCGGTATAAATGCTGATCGATTGGATAAAATTTTCGAACCATTCACTCAAGCTGATATCTCCACAACAAGACGTTTTGGTGGAACAGGATTAGGAACCACTATATGCAAACAATTAACGGAGTTGATGGGCGGAAAGATCTGGGCGGAGAGTGTTCTTGGAAAAGGAAGCACATTCCATGTAATTCTTCCTTTGGAAGAAGGTAAAGCTAGACAAGAAAACAAAGTACAAACAGGCATCAAGCTTCCGGCTTTAAAGATCCTAGTAGTGGATGATGTGGAAAAAAATACGGAACTAGTAAGCCTTCTTTTGCAAAATCTTGGTCACCAAGTAGAATCGTCATACGATGGAGAAGACGCAGTAAAAAAAGTCACGACCGGATCTTTCGATTTGGTTCTAATGGACATACAAATGCCCGGACTCGATGGTCGCCAAGCAACCAGGGTTATCCGAATGCATGAGATCCAAGAGAATGTTTCTAGGACCCCTATTTTAGCGTTGACTGCCAGCGTTTTTGAAGAGGATAAAAATGCGGCGAGTGCTGCCGGGATGGACGGATTTGTATCCAAACCTGTGGAGTTGGATCAAATGATAGCCGAGATCGCAAGAGTATTAGGTTATTCTGAGATGATCGCAATATCTGAAATTGATCCTTCCGAAAAAGAAGTAGAATGGGATCCCGAAAAAGCTTCCGTTCTAGCGAAAGAACTATCCGACTCTTTCCAAAGAGGCTCGATAGAAGAAGAATACTTAGAAGAATTTTCGGATCTGATCCGAACAAAAGTGGAAAATTCCGATTTTAAATCTTTTCGTTCTAAAATAGAACAATTCGAATTCGAAGAGGCATATACTCTTCTCAAAAAATTCATCATCCAACTCGGATTATAA